One Hevea brasiliensis isolate MT/VB/25A 57/8 chromosome 5, ASM3005281v1, whole genome shotgun sequence genomic region harbors:
- the LOC110651550 gene encoding uncharacterized protein LOC110651550, which produces MCILCVIQKWSRRVATMLPWLVIPLIGLWALSQLLPPAFRFEITSPRLACVFVLLVTLFWYEILMPQLSAWRVRRNARLRERKRSEAIELQKLRKTATRRCRNCLTPYRDQNPGGGRFMCAYCGHISKRPVLDLPVPPGLGMSNSGIIKDLVGRGGKILNGKAWSDNGWMCSQDWLENGNWAGGSIAGKSNYWRKNGSGYFGGDENCLAEKSYSGVVLSACKLLTSFFLSIRWIWRKVFRISSSKEDSSSDADHRGILTKRGENGANYHETKGEKARRKAEEKRQARLEKELLEEEERKQREEVARLVEERRRLRDEKMEAEKDRTKSSPTIREKDSKKEAEKRRQERRKEKDKGSSKSNSDAEEMEKKADKESERKQDYEKKSEADRREHQKSGNDNVKGQSTESGHGTKHLSASNYNRGNDGTRYLDRMRGTFLSSSRAFTGSDFLGKSANTPANVTKENKFNSSVDHGHASACRRDICPPECLTGKSFMNGDDKNVNRPVHSELQARTAPKKSWQQLFTRTSSTSSSSNTNVISRPNSKPQAEVQSPQLHGQSSSLQAFDNPVNFGLPSPFTLSTHLNISSSSSLGFSPPIEPIFPCVVEGPHDLMPEEPELFEDPCYVPDPISLLGPVSESLDNFQLDLGTGFASDMGLERPHALKNLSASSEANKPSPIESPLSRLRVADEKHNGSNWFPTSPKAQDLHTLPVDDVHVNEKGTWQMWNSSPLGQDGLGLVGGPGSWLLPPDRSRSTMEDVLQSSASFFSKDDQVLSGTHSPQKVFLGNGQNSGVFSPVSGSSDNDPWSQNAFFPPLSGSDSHFSLKAQEENIQNEIIYGSPTGTVTNHPFELSPANCWSMKDWTVQGSGGGVGKTSVTRPNIGGLFPSPDVQSLWSFD; this is translated from the exons ATGTGTATACTGTGTGTGATCCAGAAGTGGTCTCGCCGGGTTGCTACTATGCTGCCTTGGTTAGTAATTCCTCTTATAGGATTGTGGGCTCTGTCACAGCTTCTGCCACCTGCTTTTCGATTTGAGATAACCTCACCCAGGCTCGCTTGTGTTTTTGTGCTTTTGGTCACTCTTTTTtggtatgaaattttaatgcctCAGCTGTCTGCTTGGCGTGTGCGTAGAAATGCACGGTTGAGGGAGAGAAAAAGGTCTGAAGCAATTGAATTGCAGAAGCTTCGAAAGACTGCAACAAGAAGGTGCAGAAACTGCTTGACACCATATAGGGATCAGAATCCAGGTGGTGGTAGATTTATGTGTGCTTATTGTGGCCATATTTCCAAGAGGCCAGTTTTAGACTTGCCTGTACCTCCTGGATTGGGAATGTCTAATTCTGGGATTATTAAGGATCTGGTTGGCAGGGGTGGGAAAATATTGAACGGGAAGGCCTGGTCTGACAATGGATGGATGTGCAGTCAGGATTGGTTAGAAAACGGCAATTGGGCTGGTGGGTCTATTGCCGGGAAATCTAATTATTGGCGGAAGAATGGGAGTGGATATTTTGGAGGCGATGAGAATTGTTTGGCTGAGAAATCTTATTCAGGTGTTGTGCTGTCTGCATGTAAGCTGTTGACTTCTTTTTTCTTGAGCATTAGGTGGATTTGGAGAAAGGTTTTTAGAATTAGTTCATCAAAGGAGGACTCTTCTTCTGATGCAGATCATAGGGGGATTTTGACTAAAAGGGGTGAGAATGGGGCAAATTATCATGAGACTAAAGGAGAAAAAGCACGCAGAAAAGCTGAAGAGAAAAGACAGGCTAGGTTAGAGAAGGAGCTTTTGGAGGAGGAAGAAAGAAAGCAAAGGGAGGAGGTTGCAAGATTGGTTGAGGAACGTAGGAGGCTGAGGGATGAGAAAATGGAGGCTGAAAAAGATCGAACCAAATCTTCACCAACCATCCGGGAGAAGGATAGTAAGAAGGAAGCAGAGAAGAGGCGGCaggaaagaaggaaagaaaaagacAAGGGTTCAAGTAAGAGTAATTCTGATGCTGAAGAGATGGAAAAGAAAGCTGATAAGGAAAGCGAGCGGAAGCAGGACTATGAGAAGAAGAGTGAAGCTGACCGTCGGGAACATCAAAAGTCTGGGAACGACAATGTGAAAGGCCAGAGCACTGAATCAGGACATGGTACAAAGCATCTGTCTGCAAGCAATTATAACCGTGGAAATGATGGAACTAGGTATCTGGATCGAATGAGGGGTACATTTTTGTCTTCTTCTAGAGCTTTTACAGGAAGTGATTTCCTTGGAAAGTCTGCTAATACTCCTGCTAATGTTACAAAAGAAAATAAGTTTAACAGTTCTGTAGATCATGGCCATGCTTCTGCCTGTAGGAGGGATATATGTCCACCTGAGTGCCTAACTGGGAAATCATTTATGAATGGAGATGATAAGAATGTAAACCGTCCT GTGCACTCAGAACTGCAAGCAAGGACGGCACCTAAAAAATCATGGCAACAATTATTTACACGCACATCTTCTACTTCTTCATCCTCAAATACAAATGTCATTAGTAGGCCAAATTCAAAGCCCCAAGCAGAAGTTCAAAGCCCACAGTTACATGGGCAATCATCATCACTGCAAGCATTTGATAATCCAGTCAATTTTGGGCTGCCATCACCATTTACTCTCTCTACACATCTGAATATATCCAGTAGCAGTAGTTTAGGCTTCTCACCTCCCATTGAACCCATTTTTCCGTGTGTTGTTGAAGGGCCCCATGACTTAATGCCCGAGGAACCTGAGCTTTTTGAAGATCCATGTTATGTTCCTGATCCAATATCATTGCTTGGGCCTGTATCAGAGTCACTTGATAATTTCCAGTTGGACCTGGGGACTGGTTTTGCATCAGACATGGGATTGGAAAGGCCTCATGCTTTGAAGAATTTATCTGCATCTTCTGAAGCTAACAAGCCATCTCCAATTGAGTCTCCGTTGTCTCGACTCCGAGTTGCTGATGAGAAGCATAATGGATCTAATTGGTTCCCTACTAGTCCTAAGGCTCAAGATTTGCACACCCTGCCCGTGGATGATGTGCATGTTAATGAAAAGGGAACATGGCAAATGTGGAACAGTTCTCCTCTTGGTCAGGATGGTTTAGGTTTGGTGGGTGGGCCGGGAAGCTGGCTTTTACCCCCAGATCGGAGCAGATCAACCATGGAAGATGTCTTGCAGTCTTCAGCTTCCTTTTTTTCAAAAGATGACCAAGTCCTTTCTGGTACTCATTCTCCACAGAAGGTTTTTCTTGGCAATGGCCAGAATAGTGGGGTGTTTAGTCCAGTTAGTGGTTCAAGTGATAATGATCCGTGGTCACAGAATGCCTTTTTCCCACCATTGTCAGGGAGTGATAGCCATTTCTCTCTGAAAGCTCAGGAAGAGAATATTCAGAATGAAATAATTTATGGGAGTCCTACAGGCACTGTAACCAACCATCCTTTTGAGCTGTCTCCAGCTAATTGTTGGTCCAT GAAGGACTGGACTGTGCAAGGTTCAGGAGGTGGTGTTGGGAAAACATCTGTCACTAGGCCCAATATTGGTGGTTTATTCCCAAGCCCAGATGTACAGTCGCTTTGGTCATTTGAttag